Genomic DNA from Puntigrus tetrazona isolate hp1 chromosome 6, ASM1883169v1, whole genome shotgun sequence:
GTGCGAATTCACCTGACACAGTCAATTTGCTCATACATCGGAGCTACTCAAAATCTGAAGACGTCCCAAGACGGACAACCACTTGGTATGCTCACCATTGCTCACATAAATAAAGCAATCaaggacacacacatatagtccAATAGCGTTGAAGAAAAAGCAGCATGTTTTACCTAAAATCAATTAAGGATCAAACTTTAGATTGCTTTTGTGCTTTCTCAGTACTTTTAACTGTACTTTATTGGAGTGACGCGTGTAAAAGCTAAATGTTTgtgcttaaatgtttaatgccTGGATCCTTGAgccaaaatgtaattgtaaatgtcACATAGGATTTGTGACTAGTTTAATGAGTGCAAAGTATCACTGAGGGTGTTGTTTTTTCACTCAGTTCCTGTTTAGTAAAAGAATGGCATAGTTTTTTATGTCACAGTTATATCAGACGAGCCAGGCTTGACGCAGTCTCTCTTCTTGCCTGCATCTGGCCTGAAATGCTGAAGATCCCCACTGTCCTCTCCCAGCGTCTTTGTCCCGGGCCTGACCTCTCAAGGAGGAAAACTACTGCTGTGTAAATCCCGACCGCTAATACTGTAAAACTTCCGCCGACCAGCATCACCATGCCGGATATATACATGTCATTCAGTGCTTTCCCAGGTTTGGGCATGTGATAGGACAGGGCCACATCCAGCAGGACGGCTCCGCAAATGAGCAGAGAGACTCCCGTGATCAACATGAGGAGGACGTCAGATAGGCCGCCGCTTTTTAGCATGTTGATTCGGCGTCTGCTGCGCACGCAGTTCATGTCCTGGACGGCAGAACTCAGCAACTGCTTGAGGAGGACGGCCAGAGAGAGAAGGCAAAGAGCAGTTCCGGCGCCAAGTCGCCACTCGCTAGAAAGGCTGGTGGTGGTGGAAAGGAGGCCTACGCCGCCCAGGCCGCAGCCTAAGATCAAGGCCACTGAAGCGCAGTAGCATAATAAAGATTTGCGTGGCTCACTGAACCACCACAGCTCCACCTGCTCCTCCAGGAGGTTCTGCTGGATGCGAGCCGGGTCAGGATGAGGGTGGCCCCGAGGAGGGGAATAGTCCTCTAGTTCTGACATGATGTTCGCTGCTAATGGTGCTCAAGACAGGCCCCAGCTGTGAGAGGACACCTGGTTAGTTCCTGGAGAAATCAAGATCGAAATTAGGTAAGAAGGTGCCATGTGTGCAGTtgacaaaacatacatttttaaaattcatgatTAAAAAAGGCAGATGCGGTTGCTGGAAATtcacataaaaaacataaatgtattaaagtcctgttaaattcataaaaatatatatataaaaattaaaaactggcAGATGTTGTTGCCAAAAACTCacgttaaaaatatatttttaaatacagtggGCTGCACAGTATGTATATGTCACAGTTTAtaactgaatattttataattttttgatcatttatcattatatatatatatatatatatatatatatatatatatatatatatatatatatatatatatatatataagcataagGATAACACTTAAGACCAAAATGAAGCATtctaaataacataaattatatttaaaatatttttgtgtaactTATTATGAAAGcaataataaagaatttaaaatttctatgaaaaatatgtcaaatcACACAGGGACTTGTGGATATGtcattttactttctttctttcttaccaTAAGTACCATACTTTTTACTTCTTACTTTCGAAAAAGTAacgaaaaacaaataatctgtGACCCAACTAGACTGACCATCATTATCAAAGTTCAAAGTCCAAAATTAATTAACTTTGGCTTGAAAATGTCAGATGTCATCAACGATACCAAACAAAACAGGGAAATAAGGTATGTTAAACAGCACATCACTCTCATCACTCCCCCAAATATGCAAAGTTTAACAAAATGTtgcaaatattatgtaaatttttCAGTAGGGgtttaaaacagcaatattgagTCAGACCAAGCTGCATAATGGctaaaacactgtttatttataaagctgtTCTTCAAATCAATTTATGATGTGGTCAAACAATGAACACAAGGTTTAATTGAAACACTTGTGTTTAATCTAAAGCTGGTTAATGTGGTCGGGGACAATTATGTGgctgtgtgtggagagagaatAAAGATTTTAAGCAGTGTGCGAAGACAATTTCCCTTCTGCTCAGGGGCTCAGGCATTAATTCCTTTACAAATGGCCTGTCTCTGTGGTCCCTGTGACCCTCAAGGTTGCAGGACAGACAGCTTGTCTTTACAAGCCCGTAAGTGGCTTTGCCTTCACAGTCAGCACTGCTGCACCAGCAAACTGCATCTGCTTCTCAACTACATTGCATACATTATAATCAAGGACCAAGGCAgactgttttgctttttgtccAGGACCAGTGACAttattttgcactgttttttCAAAGTCAGTCGCTCACACATGTGTGGCCGCAGAGGTTGTGTACATGTACGTATTGAAGCTTTGATAATTAAGTCCCTGTAGACCCGAGTCTCATATCACTGACATACTGCTTCCCTGTGACTGAGGTGAGGCATGAAgagggaaaaatgaaaaaaaaagaaagcccaTGAAAGAAGAAACACCAAAAGTCCATGCTAAGAtcgcaaaatgaaaattctgtcattatttactcaccctcatgttaccCATATGGGTTCTTGTTCGgaacaaaaataagcaaaaatttAAAGAATAACATTAGTTGCTTTCTTCCAGTGACATTACAATGAACCATAAATGTATAATCCTAAACGTAGCACTGTAGTACATAAAATTAGTGTATAGACCcatactgtttttttctaatttgtgaATGACTCTTTTTAGGTGAAATCTTTTTGATTAATCTGTTGAACCCGTCTGAAAGATTCATCCACTAATTTTTGAATTCAGCTCAATGATTCTTTCAGTGTTTGCCTTCAATGGGATTATCAGtgagtaactttttttttttttttggtctttctcATCTGTTCTCATCTGACGTGGAATAGTGTACAGGTAATATGGACCACACTTTATGGTggttttgaagcttgaaagttgcattctgaatgcattttatgtttcataTAAGAAAGAGTAATGCTGACAGAATATTCGTTTTGGGCTGAACTATTTGATCTGCCCAGTCTAAAAGATTATCTGGTATGAGAGCTCTTTAATCCTACTGAAACATCAGATCAACTTTTTGAATCTGGACTTAAGAAAATATCCTGAATGTGATTTCAGATGGGTGCTCCATGTTATATTGGAAGTTTACTCACCCTAAAGAGCTAGAAAGTGTCTGAGACGAGAGTGTTTCTCCATGAGGCAGTTTATCATTCACTGGTGCGTTTACTTTCAGTTATTTCCTCGACAAAGTGCGGAGAGAGAAAGGACAGCAAGGAAATATTCTATATCACCTCAGGGTTGAGACTTGATTTGAGCTTATTATTTGTGTCCTTCACCTTagcttacatttaaaaatcatttctaaaaatacattatggCTCCTTGGAAGGTTTTCCTCTGTATGTTTTGTGATGTCAATGGCAGGTGCAGTCCAGACTCCGAAGTGTATTTATAACACAACCAGTCCGACCAGACAGCTGAAAGCGTGCAAGGTGTAATTCttagttttaaagcatttataattattagtagTCAGACTGCTTTAGGCTGACATGGAAAAACCTTCTAAATGGCTGATCTGTCTGTGTAGGGGCCTTGGGGCCGGACAGCCATCCAACTTAGTCctcaatttaaaaaacagtCCGCAGTCAGTTTTGCCTGCAAGGTCTCTCTGAGGTTATTTCATAGGCAAAATGTCCCTGGCTGTCAGTGCGTGAGTGATCCACAAACCAGGACAGAGGTGTTCAACTTTAGGAGCATTCTGACAATATACCTCCTTCTCTTTCTTGGATCATGTTGCTGCTGG
This window encodes:
- the LOC122347428 gene encoding transmembrane protein 125, coding for MSELEDYSPPRGHPHPDPARIQQNLLEEQVELWWFSEPRKSLLCYCASVALILGCGLGGVGLLSTTTSLSSEWRLGAGTALCLLSLAVLLKQLLSSAVQDMNCVRSRRRINMLKSGGLSDVLLMLITGVSLLICGAVLLDVALSYHMPKPGKALNDMYISGMVMLVGGSFTVLAVGIYTAVVFLLERSGPGQRRWERTVGIFSISGQMQARRETASSLARLI